The Helianthus annuus cultivar XRQ/B chromosome 11, HanXRQr2.0-SUNRISE, whole genome shotgun sequence region ACCAAGTCCGCGCCAGCTTTCCCGTGAAACCATAATCACCAAATAAAACATCCGTCACACCTTGGCCTTCTGTTCCGGGAAGCCAAGCGGCTACAAGTGCGTCTATGGTGTCAACAAACGGCTGCACCACCACTGGCCGCCCAGTGATTAACACCACGACGCATTTCACTGACCCGCATACGTTTTTTATAGTGCTGGGGCCCGGCTCGGGAATTGTGAGATTTGAACTGTCCCCAAAAGTTTCTGCATAGGGTGGTTCTCCTACCACCACTATAGCAAAGTCAAAGTTGTTTGACTTTAGGAAATCTTGGTTGGGATTCTCATTGTAGATTACTTGAGTGTTTGGATCAACTGTTTTTTTCACCGCCGAGAGGATTGTGGTACCTGTAAAGGTGGGAAATGGCGGTTCAGTTGACTTGTGTGATGgtcaaaatgggttcgggtcatCTTCAAGTTCAGTCACAATGGGTTTGGTCATGTTGGATTACCTTAAATCATATTTTCTTTTAaaagttaactgccattttcgtctctgcggtttgtccaattatgccagtccataacaaaaaaaaaatcgtgCAATTCCCGTCCCTGACATTCTCGAAACATGCCAGTTTAATCCAAAAAGTTAACCGCCGTTAACTTTAACCGTTTAATGAAAGGTATAATGGTCATTTTTACCGTCTTTTTATTTtccatttttttaaataatactAAATTAAAActgaaaaaggaaaaaaaatggaaaattaTCTTTTTACCCCTCATTTAACACTCAAAGTTAACGACCGTTAACTTTTTGGATTAAACCGGCATGTTTCAAGAATTTGGTCTGGACTGacataattggacaaaccacatggacgaaaatggcaattaactcttttttagaAAACCGGTTATCTTAAATCACATTTTTTGAAAAATGCCTCAACGTTTATAGTTATACTTTACCCGTTTGAACCGTTATCAATAAAACCAACCCGAATCAACCGAATTTCATATGAATCGCTTAAAATAATAAAATTGCTATCTCTGAAGTTTAAGACTTTTAAGTGATCTGAAATACCATACCCGCAGTAACATCGCCCGAAACTCCTTGCCACTCAATGGTCCACCCGCCACATTGATACCCAATATTATCAGCATGCGATCCCGCAACTAATATCTTCGACGCCTTTTTCGGAAGTGGCAACAATGGCTGCGTTGGAGATTTACCGTTCTTTAATAAAACAAGCGTTTTCCGCACTGCTTCTCTCGCTAAGTCTCTGTGTGCCTGTTTAATTAGAGtaaataaagtaaaagaaaaaaagatGGTTCACTTTGGTCAAACCCGAACGAGTTTGACTAAGTTACCTGACATCCCAAATATTTGGTCATGCTGTAATCAGCCAGTGGGTTTTCAAACAGACCCATTGTGAACTTCACCGTTAGGATCCTCTGAACCGCATCGTCTATTCGGCTCATGGgtacaaacttatttttgacCAGATAAGTCAAACCATCGGTAAACTCTTTGTAGTTCATAGGGACCATGAACTGCAGTAATCCACCAGTGCATTAGATACATGAGCAAAACCATTAGTGGCTAAACGGACACTCGGACAGGTTGGGTAACAGGTCAAACATGTTGGATCGGGTCGATCCCTTGTTCAAAATTTTGAACTTCTTAATACAGAATCGAAACATCGATACAACGTAAATAGTATATCAATAgtactttttaactttaaaagaaaattttatttagaatgttttattgattaaaattACATCTTTGGTAAGGGTgcgaacgagccgagcccgagcttgaccaggcttgagctcgagctcaattaacttatgagagctcgagctcggctcggactcggctcgtttataatcttttaattaacatattatataaaaataatataaataatactcgtttaggctcgcgagctcgataagtgaaactcgggctcgtttattagacaagcttatttttaggttcgggctcggctcgtaaacaagtttgaataactgggctcggctcgtttactagacaactttaaataatgggtaaatgttattaaatattaataaaaaataatattacacCTAACGCTTGACGAGCATGGCGAGCTTCACATGTCAGGCTCGAGTGCGGGCTCGATAAATGAACAAGCTTtgttttaggctcaagctcggctcggctcgtttgaaGCTTTTTCTCGAGCAGTTCGCGAGCcactcggctcgtttgcacccttaATTTTTGgtgacttttgacccgtttgacccatTTCCGTTTTAGCTAGTTTTATTTAACCCGTTTGATATAAAACATGATCGTAATAACAGGACCGAGAGAAAACAAACCATGTCAATGCCAGCGTTTATTCCAGCTAATATCGAGTAAGTGTAATTCGCATGTGGTGGACTCGTGATCCTATCAATGCCCTGCCAATCCGATATAACAAATCCctgaagaacaacaacaacaacaacaaactcATTTTAATTGCATAATTTTGTAGGAAAAAAAGGTATGAATTAAACTGTATAAGTATATATACTTTGAATTTGAGTGTATTTTTAAGGTAACCGGTGACAAGGTTACGATTAGCGTGCATTTTAACCCCGTTCCAGCTAGAATATGAGGTCATTATAGTGGCGACACCCTTGATTACCGAATCGTTATATGCGGGCATGTGTATGCTGAACAATTGTTTACTGTTTAATATTGTGTTTCCTTCATTTGTGCCTAGATGAGTTCCTCCATCTCCCAAATAGTGCTTCGCACAGGCCGCAACTTTTTGTCTGTAAAACCGAAAATTTTGTCAACGTCGTGGCTCAGTTGATATCTCCCATTTTTTGaaaatgattatatatatatttttttgaaaggTGTAATTCACAACAGACGGTTAATACACACCAGCAAGACGCAGGCCCGCCCCATTTCTGTCCCAAGGACTATGTTAGCAAGAATTAATGAGGCCCGTTAGATTTCCTTAACGGATTCTCAAAGTCAACAAAAAATAATTTAACACTTATCATTGCACAAGAATACGataatcacataatcacgtatTATTACTTACTGTCCATTTACAAAAGGGACACCCTTCTCCGAACCATCTCCTTGCAAACCGGGTATTATTTCAGTCATTAATCTAACGATTTCGGTATCTTCACTGTAGCTTTCGTAACATCGGCCCCATCTAGGATCTCTACAAACCTGTTTACGCCGAAAGAATTATTTATTTAAACATAACTTTTAAAAATAATTAGCAACTTAAATAGTAATTGCATCAACTTTTAACTACTTACTGCAATACAAGGTGCAAAAGCGTATTGTATACCAGTTGCTCTAACTTCAAGTGCGGTTGCAGCCCCAATCTTCTTAACTAATACGGGATCCCTGTTAAAATACGGTGTGTAAAACGGTTGTACTATATATATGTTTATGTTGTTTGCTTGCATTGGTTACTTGTACTCTACCTGGTGACTCCAAGACCAACATTATGAGGAAAGATTGTGGCTTTATAAACATTATTATGACCATGAACAGCGTCAATCCCGTAGATTAAAGGTATCCCTAAACGTGTTGATAACGAACCCTTTTGGAAGTCGTTGACCATGTTGACCCATGCCTCGGGGGTTGCTTGTTTGGATGGAACACTCCCTCCTCCACTTAACACACTCCCTGAAATCACAAGATAGTTGTAATAAATATATAGGTTACTTTTAGGTTGCATGTAAAAGAACACCACTAACATGTCATACGGGCTGTATAGCATGGCGAAAGTCATATGGGGTCATATAACGTGTTAGACTAGGACATTATATAGGTTGTATGAGTGGTGTCGTCAGATTATATGACACGTATGATGTGGTATGCTGACAAAAATTGACTAGCGTGACCACTAATAAAGTCATACAACTTGCAAGCCCATTTTTGCCACGTCATACATCTCATATGATGACATCACTAGGTGTTTGTATAGCATCACCGGTGTATCTATATCATCTAATTTAACGTTGAACTCTCCAATGACTAACCCTAATGGGCTTTACCTAACGGGTTTATCTCTAAATTAAATATTATGTTTATAAATCTATGCCTGATAATTAATTGGTTGTGACACGCGTTACAAAACTGTCAGcccaaaattctttttttttttcgctTCTCTTGTTTTACCCGGTTCGtaattttatttcataatttaaGAAAACTGATTATAAAAATAGTaataaaacataacataattactAAATCTTCATTATCCTAGATGATTATAGAGAAAAAAAATCAAGAAGGACTGAATGTATAATATGCTTTGGGTATGATTGATCTGCATACCTATTAAATCCTTCTTCATGACCTCATTTGATGCAACAGACCTTTCAATTTGAGTCATTTGACCAATTTTTTCCTCTAGTGTCATTCTCTTCATCAAGTCATTTACTCGGACACTCGTCGGTTGTTTCGGATCTTTGTACAACATATACTCTGCTTCCACCATTGAACACCAGCACCACATCACCATCATCAACAAAACCACAAATCCCCCCATTTTCTTGACCCCCATATGCACAACACTGCTACATTTACAGGTAAATAAAAAAAGTCAAATCAAGTCAAAGAATACaagattcatatatatatattcaaagaTAAAACAAAATGGTTTCAGAAAATGTGATATAGCATTTTGTTCACATGATATTTGCAATAGAGTTTgaaactttatttaattcttgAGGTGGGTTGGTGCACCAAGACTCGAACCCATGACATCAAGACAAGAAAAGATTTAAAAAGCATAGTTCAGCAGCTGGGTTAAAccggtcaacccgccaacccggaCGGGTTGACACGAACCCggcccgtttagctaaacgggttcgtgggttcaacctgaaactgacccgaacccgtttagactataCCCAaactaggggtgctaaacgggtcgtgaaaCTGACACGAACCCgttgaaactgacccgaacccgaaaattttagacgaacccgaacccgaaaattgtgccatacatatgaacccgaacccgacccgaataTTCGCAtactgacccgaacccgacccgttcaacccgaattttttatttttttatttttttcagaaAATTAATATACTAAAATTAACACTACtacaaaaaaaaacacaaatttatataataaaattaccttaaaatcataaaaattatgTCAACTTCCATTTCTAATTATATTTATAGCATAAAATATACACCAAATTTAACTTATgatataaaacatattttaaaaaaatataatataatagaaaTGGGCTAATCGGGTAACCCGCCAACCCGACTGGGTTGACCCGAATCTGACcagtttagctaaacgggttcgcgggttcaaactgacccgaacccgtttagactaaacccaaacccacgAGTTTTGTGTTAGGTTTGTGTCGTGTTTTCGGGTCGTgttagaaattcacacccctagtcCAGCCTACCAGTGATGAGCGAAAAACCGAATTAACTGACTCGTAACTGAATTAACTGACTCGTAACCGAAGTAACCAACATTACCAAACCGAGCAAAAAATGGTCGGTTCGGTTTTTTTATTTCCAATAACCGAAgttttcggttcggttcagtTACATTTGTATCTAATACCAAAAAAAACTGAACCAAACCGATCTACATAACCAAACCGAACAATTTGGTTCCGTTGGAGGCTCAAAACTGAACCGAACCCACTCGTGCACACCCCTAACTTGGATCACCAAGACACATGAATGGTTGAGATATATTTTGACCTCATTGTTAGCTTCAAGCTACAAACATTTATCAACAATGGAGATCTTTTTTTTGTTAGCTCAATGTTGAAGCTGCAGAGAGATAAGTGAATACTTACAAGATTCACAGAGATAGATGCGGTTTGTCTTGTAGATAGATGGATATTTGTAaggtgtttttttgttttttttattttttattttcttcatTTTTATAACTTTGCACGTTGGCTGTCTGCTGGATTTTTTTGTAGGGGCAACTACATTAGTACAGTATCTTGGAGGATGTCTTGAATGTTCAGACAAGCTTGATATTTTCTTAGTACATTTAAATTTGATAAGATTATACATGAAAAGGTATCAGTATTATTATAAaggttttaattttaaaatataaatataatactGAAAAGGTATCAGTATTATTAGTCAGGTTTGTAAATGGGTTCCCGTATTCTGATATCCCGAGGTAACATTTCTTCGTTTAATTGGTGTAAATGGGTTCTCGCGAAATGTAATATTTTGACGTGGAGATTAAGTATGGATCGGATCGCCACCGCTTTAGCCTTAAGGAATAGAAATGTTCACGTCAGAGATATAACATGTCGTTTGTGCCAGTCGGATGACGAATCAGCTGAGCATTTGTTTCTGGCTTGCTCGGTTGCGTCGAGTGTGTGGCAAGGTATTAGTTCATGGTGCAAAATCCCTCAAATCTTCGCTTTTGAAGTCAAggatctttttggtatttttaaggACACCGGGGCCTCAGAAAGGAAGAAAGAAGCGGTTCAAGGTATCTTTATTATTGTTTGTTGGAGTTTGTGGCGTGCTAGGAACAATTTGGTCTTCTCTAATTCCCCGGTGAGGATAGATAGAATTCTTAGTGAAGTTAAAGCAATCGGATTCTTGTGGTTTGTAAATAGGTCTAAACATAAAGCGATAAGTTGGGAGGACTGGTGctcttttgtaaatatgtaatttgtttttGTGGTGGCTGGCCCGGTTTGGGTTAGCTCGGTGTTAATGAagtttactttaaaaaaaaaaaaaaattagtcaGGTTTGTACATTTCAAGAAATTTATGATAAGACCGCAACACAAAATTTTATATCGTATATGGGGGATTTTACAAAGTATGGTTATTGTAAACGACTATTATTTGTTTTCATTACACAAATTTAGGTAATAAGTAAAACAAGTGGGAAAGAATGATTAAATTTTGTCAATACCGAAAACTTGCTAAACACATTTCAATAATTGGCATAATGGAAACAATAAGCACACCAACTATTTAAGATTTTTTTCTTAATAAGATAAAGTTTTTATTGTGACACAAGACAAAACAGAAAAAGGGGTAAGATAAGATATAAATTTAAATAGAAAAAATAAACATACTTCTTGACAAGTAAGACTAAGAAGTCAgaatctaattctaataaaagagTCATGTTAATGCCATATGGTATTTTCTCATTCAAAAATCATATTAAAGTCACATGGCATTTTTTCATTCAATTCATTAATAATAGATATTTAAATTTCATATgcataataataacaataattacTTTGCATGTGTCATAAGGTTTGTTTAGCTATTTAATATTTAGTAATTTAAAAGTTTAATATTTCTTTAAAGACAATAGAATTGTTTCAATTgacaaaataataattaataaaaacaaaaataataatttataatTATATAAAGTATAGTAATCACTAAGGATAAATAAAactatcaaaataataataatttttacaTTTTATAAGAATATATATAATACTGAATTAATTTacccaattaattaatattaattaagaatatatattatatacataaAAAGGGAGGGCGGGGCACCAAGCGGCTTCGACAAACATTCCATAAAATGTCACCTGGCAATTCCTAATGTAATTGAGCTTTTAAAATACAAGTTAATTCGATCTTTAAGCtttttaaatttaatatgaattctaattctaataaaagagTCATATTAATAACACATGACATTTTCTCATTCAATTcactaataatatatatttatatttcatATGCATAAATATTATAGTgcataataataattatatcttTAGCTATTTcatatttattaatttaaaagtTTAACAATTCTTTAAGAAACAGTTGCTATGTAAGGTTGATTTGTTTCTAAAAAACAGTTTTTACGCATGACCAATAATATGTGGCATTGTCCAAAGTAAAAAGTAGAGATGACCTTAAGGTATTGATACTTGTTGAGGATAGTTAAATTACAAACAAAACTACAAATGTCATGTACAAAGCAGTGTTTAGAAATTTATAAATGTAAGTGTATTTTGATTTTACATTGTTTGATTTAATAAGAATAATTCATTTATATAAATTGGATTATACATTATAAAATTGCATTATTTTTATCTTCAAATCCGTGTAGTACACGGGTATATAAACTAGTAAAGAATAAACCTCTACTTAACAAATCCTACCTTGTTTACAAGGGGCCAGGGGTGATAAATACAATCGTTATAACCACCCCtcgtgatttttatttatttatttttgatgTTTTACCACCTACAATTACAGCAATTATTCTTTAAGGAACATGTTGATTGTGTCAAGTGTGGTGTAGATTTTATTGGTGCTAG contains the following coding sequences:
- the LOC110891083 gene encoding beta-glucosidase BoGH3B isoform X2, giving the protein MGVKKMGGFVVLLMMVMWCWCSMVEAEYMLYKDPKQPTSVRVNDLMKRMTLEEKIGQMTQIERSVASNEVMKKDLIGSVLSGGGSVPSKQATPEAWVNMVNDFQKGSLSTRLGIPLIYGIDAVHGHNNVYKATIFPHNVGLGVTRDPVLVKKIGAATALEVRATGIQYAFAPCIAVCRDPRWGRCYESYSEDTEIVRLMTEIIPGLQGDGSEKGVPFVNGQQKVAACAKHYLGDGGTHLGTNEGNTILNSKQLFSIHMPAYNDSVIKGVATIMTSYSSWNGVKMHANRNLVTGYLKNTLKFKGFVISDWQGIDRITSPPHANYTYSILAGINAGIDMFMVPMNYKEFTDGLTYLVKNKFVPMSRIDDAVQRILTVKFTMGLFENPLADYSMTKYLGCQAHRDLAREAVRKTLVLLKNGKSPTQPLLPLPKKASKILVAGSHADNIGYQCGGWTIEWQGVSGDVTAGTTILSAVKKTVDPNTQVIYNENPNQDFLKSNNFDFAIVVVGEPPYAETFGDSSNLTIPEPGPSTIKNVCGSVKCVVVLITGRPVVVQPFVDTIDALVAAWLPGTEGQGVTDVLFGDYGFTGKLARTWFKSVNQLPMNVGDPHYDPLYPFGFGLETTPTKTT
- the LOC110891083 gene encoding beta-glucosidase BoGH3B isoform X1 produces the protein MSVVHMGVKKMGGFVVLLMMVMWCWCSMVEAEYMLYKDPKQPTSVRVNDLMKRMTLEEKIGQMTQIERSVASNEVMKKDLIGSVLSGGGSVPSKQATPEAWVNMVNDFQKGSLSTRLGIPLIYGIDAVHGHNNVYKATIFPHNVGLGVTRDPVLVKKIGAATALEVRATGIQYAFAPCIAVCRDPRWGRCYESYSEDTEIVRLMTEIIPGLQGDGSEKGVPFVNGQQKVAACAKHYLGDGGTHLGTNEGNTILNSKQLFSIHMPAYNDSVIKGVATIMTSYSSWNGVKMHANRNLVTGYLKNTLKFKGFVISDWQGIDRITSPPHANYTYSILAGINAGIDMFMVPMNYKEFTDGLTYLVKNKFVPMSRIDDAVQRILTVKFTMGLFENPLADYSMTKYLGCQAHRDLAREAVRKTLVLLKNGKSPTQPLLPLPKKASKILVAGSHADNIGYQCGGWTIEWQGVSGDVTAGTTILSAVKKTVDPNTQVIYNENPNQDFLKSNNFDFAIVVVGEPPYAETFGDSSNLTIPEPGPSTIKNVCGSVKCVVVLITGRPVVVQPFVDTIDALVAAWLPGTEGQGVTDVLFGDYGFTGKLARTWFKSVNQLPMNVGDPHYDPLYPFGFGLETTPTKTT